TCAACAGTTTTAATCATGAAATCAACACCAATTGTAGCACCTTGCCCAGGTGGGAAGAGGCCTTGAGTAAAACGACGCACCAAACATGTTTTCCCAACGCCCGCATTACCAACTAACACTACTTTAAATAGAAACTTATAATCCTCCATAATGAACACCAAATAACATTTGACGCaagaaaaaaatagattttttatttaataatcttctCCTCTCACTGTTACGCTTTGATGAATCGAACGTTTATTCCATTACGATAAATCACTGATATTTTATCAACATGATTATTTTACGATCACACGTTCATTATAGATTAGATAGCGAAATCAGACTGTCAAATCAACTCTTTATCCAAAACAATGGAAAGAAAACTCCAAGAGCGAAAATATCGACGTCGGTCAGGCAAAAAATATCGAATTCTTTTACGAAGATCGCTAACTAAATATTTTCATCTGattcatttaataatttcttcGAAGGCTCTAGTAATGTAATGAATCTATACATTAAGATagtaaataaagaagaaaaacctttgtttatacaaattacatttataattggcgatttaacagtttatttctattataaatattgtggAGCTACCTGCTACATTCACAAACATTTGTGATAAAACATACTCTGTAAACTTTAATTGTCAAGTTTTAGTCTATTCTTACCGATTTCTGCTATTATATACAACACTATTTTGTCATTTCTGACagccacaaaataaaaaacaaaacaaacaatcattTTGGTGCGGTTCGTTTTCGCCTTTTGGGGCGGTTTGTGAACGAGAATAAATAACTTTGTCTCGATTTTAAATCATGTCTACTATTAACTATACGACCCGCACCGAAGGGCAGACGAAAATCAACACTATAATTTGGACAGTGCCAAATTTTATTGTTCTATTAGAAAACAAAACTACCCGAGAGTTTCGCACCGAAAAATCTAAAGATCCGGCCGATTTATCGGAATCtcgatttcaattaaaaatgcAATTCTTGGGGAGAGATAATGATATCATTGAAATCTACTATTTATCTCCTGCTCCTGTTTTCTTGAAGTCTATTTTGACCATATGTTTGAAACGCTTCGAAGAGCGCTCTATTGTTATAAAGGAATACCATACTGTTCAGGCAAATAAGTGGCAGTATTTAGCCACGCTGTTCAAGCGAGATATCGCCAGTTATGACGGCAGAGACATTTTCTTGCTTAGTGATGGAAGTCTCAGGCTTAAGTTCCAGTTTATGGTAACTAATGACATAAAAGTAGATCGCACTAACGTACCCGAAGCACAATTAAGTAACGACTTTGAGAACTTGCTGAACAATGGCATGTTTTCTGATGTGACCATGAAATCTGCTGAGCAGATTGAATATAAGGTCCACAAAGCAGTTTTAGCCAGCCGCAGTGCTGTAATGAAAGCTCATTTTGAGCACAATACTACAGAATGCTACACTAATGTTGTTGAGTCACCTCTTGAATCTGAAGTCTTGAAAGAAGTCCTGACTTTTATATACAGTGATAAGGCTCCAAGAGTGGATGAAATTCCAGAGAAATTGTTGGCTGCAGCTGACTATTATCAACTTAGTCGACTAAAGA
The Helicoverpa zea isolate HzStark_Cry1AcR chromosome 13, ilHelZeax1.1, whole genome shotgun sequence DNA segment above includes these coding regions:
- the LOC124635865 gene encoding speckle-type POZ protein-like; translated protein: MSTINYTTRTEGQTKINTIIWTVPNFIVLLENKTTREFRTEKSKDPADLSESRFQLKMQFLGRDNDIIEIYYLSPAPVFLKSILTICLKRFEERSIVIKEYHTVQANKWQYLATLFKRDIASYDGRDIFLLSDGSLRLKFQFMVTNDIKVDRTNVPEAQLSNDFENLLNNGMFSDVTMKSAEQIEYKVHKAVLASRSAVMKAHFEHNTTECYTNVVESPLESEVLKEVLTFIYSDKAPRVDEIPEKLLAAADYYQLSRLKSLCEEALHKKLTVDNAIETLQLADLHSANALKQLTLEFIKDGQAKLITKTEGWAKVKSVELIKRIYEYIMADDIDADIK